A single genomic interval of Candidatus Binataceae bacterium harbors:
- a CDS encoding alpha/beta fold hydrolase produces MILTHGWPWTFWDLHKLIRPLTNPAAFGGDPQDSFDVVVPSLPGYGFSTPLTTPGINYSNTADRWVKLMQDVLGYKKFSAEGGDWGAIVTAQLGHKYADRLIGIYTHLPITLGFFTGGGPAPEDYGPGEEGWLEHNRNFIDNEAGYMRLQCTKPQTIAAALNDSPAGLAAWIVEKRRTWGDCGGNVESRFSKDDLCTTCTLYWISENYGTSARYYYEAAHNLWQPSHNRTPVVEAPTAAALFLKEVMLMPRKWVERYYNLKRWTVMPSGGHFAPMEEPQMLIDDIRAFFRTLR; encoded by the coding sequence CTGATTCTGACCCACGGCTGGCCGTGGACCTTCTGGGACCTGCACAAGCTGATTCGCCCACTGACCAATCCGGCGGCTTTCGGCGGTGACCCGCAGGATTCCTTCGACGTCGTCGTGCCGTCGCTGCCGGGCTATGGCTTTTCGACCCCGCTGACGACCCCCGGGATCAATTACTCAAACACCGCCGACCGCTGGGTCAAGCTGATGCAGGACGTGCTCGGCTACAAGAAATTCTCGGCTGAGGGCGGCGATTGGGGCGCGATCGTCACCGCGCAACTTGGGCACAAATATGCCGATCGATTGATCGGAATTTATACCCACTTGCCGATTACGCTGGGTTTCTTTACTGGCGGTGGTCCGGCCCCCGAAGACTACGGGCCGGGCGAAGAAGGTTGGCTCGAGCACAACCGCAATTTCATCGATAACGAAGCTGGCTACATGCGTTTGCAATGCACCAAGCCGCAAACCATCGCCGCGGCGCTCAATGATTCACCCGCGGGACTCGCCGCGTGGATCGTCGAGAAGCGCCGCACTTGGGGCGACTGTGGTGGTAACGTCGAGAGTCGTTTCAGCAAGGACGATCTCTGCACCACCTGCACGCTCTACTGGATCAGCGAGAACTACGGCACCTCGGCGCGCTACTACTACGAGGCGGCGCATAACCTCTGGCAGCCCTCGCACAACCGCACGCCGGTCGTCGAAGCCCCGACGGCCGCGGCACTCTTCCTCAAGGAGGTGATGCTGATGCCGCGCAAATGGGTCGAGCGTTACTACAATCTCAAGCGCTGGACGGTGATGCCGTCGGGCGGCCACTTCGCGCCGATGGAGGAGCCGCAGATGCTCATCGACGACATCCGCGCCTTCTTCCGAACGTTGCGCTAA
- a CDS encoding epoxide hydrolase N-terminal domain-containing protein, giving the protein MAKKEPFTIAVPEAVLEDLRDRLARTRYPRDFANPNWEYGTNADSDPRLAVDLLGPAQADSPTDQSGGFRR; this is encoded by the coding sequence ATGGCCAAAAAAGAACCCTTCACGATTGCCGTCCCCGAGGCTGTCCTCGAAGACCTGCGCGACCGCCTCGCCCGCACGCGCTACCCGCGCGACTTCGCCAACCCCAACTGGGAGTACGGCACGAACGCTGATTCTGACCCACGGCTGGCCGTGGACCTTCTGGGACCTGCACAAGCTGATTCGCCCACTGACCAATCCGGCGGCTTTCGGCGGTGA
- a CDS encoding right-handed parallel beta-helix repeat-containing protein, which translates to MGFNHGQRRPPAARGYLTRWVLPVVASCLVLGLAGLGADAATPLCVGKGAGCFSTVQAAINAVNSTNSTIVVNPGSYTATCGGPGCAVGMISSTAANGASLSGLTLLCGNGQLAQSVVLNASGLNHALYVSGVNGVTIAGCTAAHAAREGILVENSNNANVTNNQVTLNDQAMSATIGLGTPPCPSFLSPGTPPGVIQCCPDAFAGGPGNFPNDNDDCGEGVHLRSVTNSVVQGNHVFNNIGGILLSDETGPNSNNLVSRNLSENNREFGGDCGVTLASHITCAAGSTDVTGCTLAPSTPSAGVFHNVVDSNVMQNNGASGAGLFANPGIPPGSATAAYGNVISGNIVKNNGQPGIAIHVHAANGNADNNVIVNNTVSGNGGDSEATPGGTPPGLGIELLSNGDFGNGFGAATPIVGTTIADNIVSNEDIDIWVGNTDTDANAMLNNLIGSGASGITNAGSGNVTATDNWWGCPDGPGASGCSSTSGAVTSSPFLSHPAR; encoded by the coding sequence ATGGGTTTCAATCATGGTCAACGTCGCCCTCCGGCCGCCCGTGGTTATCTAACTCGCTGGGTTTTGCCTGTCGTCGCGTCGTGCCTGGTGCTCGGGTTAGCCGGGCTGGGCGCAGACGCGGCCACACCCTTGTGCGTCGGGAAGGGCGCCGGCTGCTTCAGCACGGTCCAGGCGGCGATCAACGCGGTGAATTCGACCAACAGCACCATCGTAGTTAATCCCGGAAGCTATACCGCAACGTGCGGCGGTCCAGGATGCGCGGTCGGCATGATCAGCAGCACCGCAGCAAACGGCGCCTCGCTCAGCGGCCTGACGCTGCTCTGCGGCAATGGCCAACTCGCGCAATCGGTAGTTCTGAATGCGAGCGGCCTTAACCATGCACTCTACGTGAGCGGCGTGAATGGGGTGACGATTGCGGGTTGCACCGCCGCGCACGCGGCCCGCGAAGGCATTCTCGTCGAGAACAGCAACAACGCCAACGTCACGAACAACCAGGTCACCCTCAACGACCAGGCCATGAGTGCGACAATTGGTCTGGGTACTCCACCGTGTCCGTCGTTCCTGTCACCCGGTACACCTCCTGGTGTGATTCAATGCTGTCCCGATGCGTTTGCCGGCGGCCCCGGGAATTTTCCGAATGACAACGACGATTGCGGCGAAGGTGTTCATCTGCGCAGCGTGACCAATTCGGTGGTGCAGGGCAATCACGTCTTTAACAATATCGGCGGGATCTTGCTCTCAGATGAAACCGGTCCCAACTCCAACAATTTGGTGAGCCGCAACCTCTCGGAGAACAACCGCGAATTTGGTGGTGATTGCGGGGTAACCCTGGCTTCGCACATCACCTGTGCGGCCGGCTCGACCGACGTTACGGGTTGTACCCTGGCGCCATCGACGCCGTCGGCGGGCGTATTCCACAACGTCGTTGACAGTAACGTGATGCAGAATAACGGCGCTTCCGGCGCCGGACTCTTTGCCAATCCTGGCATCCCGCCGGGTTCCGCAACCGCCGCCTACGGCAATGTGATCTCAGGCAACATCGTCAAAAACAACGGCCAGCCCGGGATCGCGATTCATGTCCATGCGGCCAACGGTAACGCCGATAACAACGTGATCGTTAACAATACGGTGAGCGGCAATGGCGGCGACTCGGAAGCGACGCCCGGCGGCACTCCGCCGGGCCTCGGCATCGAGCTCCTCAGCAACGGTGATTTCGGCAATGGCTTTGGCGCCGCCACGCCGATCGTGGGGACCACGATCGCGGACAACATTGTGTCGAACGAAGATATCGATATCTGGGTGGGCAACACGGACACCGATGCGAACGCGATGCTCAACAATCTGATCGGGAGCGGCGCCAGCGGCATTACCAACGCCGGAAGTGGAAACGTGACTGCGACCGACAACTGGTGGGGATGTCCGGATGGCCCCGGCGCCTCCGGCTGTTCCAGCACTTCGGGCGCGGTTACCAGCAGCCCGTTCCTGTCACATCCGGCGCGATGA
- the aroQ gene encoding type II 3-dehydroquinate dehydratase, whose amino-acid sequence MATKSRGEVVAVASVRRTPVVLVIHGPNLNLLGEREPEIYGRTTLRELDRRLIALGRELGLKVETFQSNSEGAIVDRIQAARGQIDVLIINPAAYTHTSIAIRDAIAALDAPVIEVHLSNVYKREAFRHHSTIADVVAGRIMGFGAETYILALRAAVGIDATTAHSEAEKG is encoded by the coding sequence ATGGCGACAAAGAGCAGGGGCGAGGTGGTGGCGGTGGCGAGCGTGAGGCGGACGCCGGTCGTGCTGGTGATTCATGGGCCGAACCTCAACCTGCTGGGCGAGCGCGAACCCGAGATTTACGGCCGCACGACGCTGCGCGAGCTCGATCGGCGGCTGATCGCGCTCGGCCGCGAGCTCGGCCTCAAGGTCGAGACCTTTCAGTCGAATAGCGAAGGCGCGATCGTCGACCGCATCCAGGCGGCGCGCGGGCAAATCGACGTTTTGATTATCAATCCAGCGGCCTATACTCATACTAGTATCGCGATTCGCGACGCGATCGCTGCGCTCGACGCGCCAGTAATCGAAGTCCATCTTTCCAACGTCTATAAGCGTGAAGCGTTTCGCCATCATTCGACGATCGCCGATGTCGTGGCCGGGCGAATCATGGGTTTTGGCGCGGAGACCTATATACTGGCGCTACGGGCCGCGGTGGGAATCGACGCCACGACAGCGCACAGCGAGGCCGAGAAAGGGTGA
- the accB gene encoding acetyl-CoA carboxylase biotin carboxyl carrier protein, giving the protein METREIKALLALMQEYELLELEIDDKKRGKVRLVRAGRPREAVAAPPPGQSTTAALSRHVRAPAREGGKAAAPELAENQRLIVSPMVGTFYRASSPDADPFVEEGDSVRKGQTLCIIEAMKMMNEIEAEVAGRVVKVLCENAQPVEYGQPLVIVEIG; this is encoded by the coding sequence ATGGAGACGCGGGAGATCAAAGCGCTGCTCGCCCTGATGCAAGAATACGAGCTGCTTGAACTTGAGATAGACGACAAGAAGCGCGGCAAGGTGCGACTGGTGCGTGCTGGCCGCCCGCGCGAGGCGGTCGCAGCGCCGCCGCCTGGTCAATCCACGACCGCCGCGCTGTCGCGTCATGTGCGCGCGCCGGCGCGGGAAGGAGGAAAGGCTGCCGCGCCCGAGTTGGCCGAGAATCAGCGGCTGATTGTCAGCCCGATGGTCGGAACGTTCTATCGCGCCTCCTCGCCCGACGCCGACCCTTTTGTCGAAGAGGGCGATTCGGTGCGCAAGGGCCAGACGCTGTGCATCATCGAGGCGATGAAGATGATGAATGAGATCGAGGCGGAGGTGGCGGGGCGGGTGGTGAAAGTGTTGTGCGAAAATGCGCAGCCGGTCGAATACGGGCAGCCGCTCGTCATCGTCGAGATCGGCTGA
- the accC gene encoding acetyl-CoA carboxylase biotin carboxylase subunit, translating to MATFKKLLVANRGTIAIRIIRACRELGIETIAVYSTADKDALHVRMADEAVCIGPPAAEDSYLSIPSIMSAALSYGADAVHPGYGFLSENGDFAEACRRSEVNFVGPRARHIRLMGDKPRARRIMQRAGVPTLPGSVGTGITELRDALADGQRLGFPVLIKAAAGGGGKGMRIARDADELAKLFPLARGESEAAFGSRTMYLEKYLERARHVEFQIVADNHRNAIHLGERDCSIQRRHQKVLEESPSPAMTARLREKMGKAAVRAAEVVGYSNVGTVEFLLAPDGAFYFIEMNTRIQVEHGVTEMVTGIDLVKESIRLAAGEPLGLKQRQVKFAGAAIECRVYAEDPQTHLPSPGVVSSHHPPGGLGVRIETALYDGYRVPVHYDPLIAKVIVQAEDRALAIKRAEAALREYLIDGIKTNIPLHLQILADPDFRAGHYATDFLKRYEGRDAAGELRLAKAS from the coding sequence ATGGCGACATTCAAGAAATTGCTGGTGGCGAATCGCGGTACGATCGCGATACGGATTATCCGCGCCTGTCGCGAATTAGGCATCGAGACGATCGCGGTCTATTCGACCGCGGACAAGGACGCGTTGCATGTGCGGATGGCCGATGAGGCGGTCTGCATCGGACCACCCGCCGCCGAGGACAGCTACCTGAGCATTCCGTCGATCATGAGCGCGGCGCTGAGCTACGGCGCTGACGCCGTCCATCCGGGCTATGGCTTCCTGTCCGAGAATGGCGATTTTGCCGAGGCCTGCCGCCGCTCGGAGGTCAATTTCGTGGGGCCGCGTGCTCGCCATATCCGGCTGATGGGCGACAAGCCGCGAGCCCGCCGCATCATGCAACGCGCGGGTGTGCCGACCCTGCCGGGCAGCGTCGGCACCGGAATCACCGAGCTGCGTGACGCGCTGGCCGACGGCCAGCGGCTGGGCTTCCCGGTGCTGATCAAAGCCGCGGCCGGCGGCGGCGGCAAAGGGATGCGGATTGCGCGCGACGCCGACGAACTCGCGAAACTGTTTCCGCTGGCGCGCGGCGAGAGCGAGGCGGCGTTCGGCTCGCGGACGATGTACCTCGAGAAGTATCTCGAGCGCGCGCGGCACGTCGAGTTTCAGATTGTGGCGGACAATCATCGCAATGCGATTCATCTGGGCGAGCGCGATTGCTCGATTCAGCGGCGGCATCAGAAGGTGCTCGAGGAATCACCCTCGCCCGCGATGACGGCGCGGCTGCGCGAGAAGATGGGTAAGGCCGCGGTGCGCGCGGCCGAGGTCGTCGGCTATTCCAACGTCGGTACGGTCGAGTTCCTGCTCGCCCCCGACGGCGCGTTCTATTTTATCGAGATGAACACGCGGATTCAGGTCGAGCACGGCGTCACCGAGATGGTCACCGGCATCGACCTGGTGAAGGAAAGCATCCGGCTTGCGGCGGGCGAGCCGCTGGGCCTCAAGCAGCGGCAGGTGAAATTTGCCGGCGCCGCGATCGAGTGCCGGGTCTATGCGGAAGACCCGCAGACTCATCTGCCGTCGCCGGGTGTCGTCAGCAGCCATCATCCGCCGGGCGGCCTGGGAGTGCGGATCGAGACGGCGTTGTACGACGGTTATCGCGTGCCGGTGCATTACGATCCGCTGATCGCGAAGGTGATCGTGCAGGCGGAAGACCGCGCGCTCGCGATCAAGCGGGCCGAGGCCGCGCTGCGTGAATACCTGATCGACGGGATCAAGACGAATATCCCGCTCCATCTGCAGATTCTGGCCGACCCGGATTTTCGCGCAGGCCATTACGCGACGGATTTTCTCAAGCGTTACGAAGGTCGCGACGCGGCCGGCGAACTCCGACTCGCGAAGGCCTCCTGA
- a CDS encoding DUF1573 domain-containing protein encodes MREKGGADGLSIHRRSVAIAIVAIGVLLGATARGFAQSSSDAPIQLPPGLSSESSGGLSGLTAGASTAAPSAKVREPVYDFGTVFQGDKVEHTFWIGNGGPGQLTIGNVQTSCGCTVAQPDKRQLSPGELAQITATFDTSADRGPSQRLITVATNDPKEKLVTLTIKGEVKVRVDANPSPVVFDKVRHGTEVSRQVMVSDLIDKGGFRITSITNSSPNLKVTQQPRTDGKPGAVLLLTLLNTTPAATFTDVVKIATNVSPLNIPVYGTVLGDLNVTPPQISFGIVKAHAGAVRMARLVNASDRAVKVLGVSTNNRGVSAAIAPITPGKEFKLTLELAPNSPNGTLRGSVAIQTDDPGQPVVQVPFYGIVGTFSG; translated from the coding sequence TTGCGCGAGAAGGGCGGGGCGGACGGTTTGTCAATTCATCGGCGGAGCGTCGCAATCGCGATAGTTGCAATTGGGGTTTTGCTTGGCGCAACCGCGCGAGGATTCGCGCAAAGTTCCAGCGATGCACCGATCCAGCTACCACCGGGACTGTCATCGGAGTCCAGCGGCGGGCTCAGCGGGCTGACCGCCGGCGCCTCGACGGCGGCGCCCTCGGCCAAGGTGCGCGAGCCGGTTTATGATTTCGGCACGGTCTTTCAAGGTGACAAGGTCGAACACACTTTTTGGATCGGCAACGGCGGCCCCGGACAGTTGACGATCGGCAACGTGCAGACCTCGTGCGGATGCACCGTCGCGCAGCCGGACAAACGGCAGCTCTCGCCGGGCGAGCTCGCGCAGATCACCGCAACTTTCGACACCAGCGCCGACCGCGGTCCTTCGCAACGATTGATCACCGTCGCGACCAATGACCCGAAAGAGAAACTTGTCACGCTGACGATCAAGGGCGAAGTCAAGGTCAGAGTTGACGCTAATCCGAGCCCGGTGGTGTTCGACAAGGTGCGGCATGGGACCGAGGTCTCGCGCCAGGTGATGGTCAGCGATCTGATCGACAAGGGCGGCTTCCGCATCACGTCGATCACGAATTCGAGCCCCAACCTCAAGGTCACCCAGCAGCCGCGTACTGACGGCAAACCCGGTGCCGTCCTGCTTCTGACTCTGCTCAACACCACGCCGGCGGCGACCTTTACCGATGTCGTCAAAATCGCCACGAACGTTTCGCCGCTCAATATTCCGGTGTATGGGACGGTGCTCGGCGATCTGAATGTGACGCCGCCGCAGATTTCCTTCGGCATCGTGAAAGCGCACGCGGGCGCCGTCCGGATGGCGCGGCTGGTGAACGCGAGCGATCGCGCCGTCAAAGTGCTCGGCGTTTCGACCAATAACCGCGGTGTCAGCGCGGCAATCGCGCCGATCACGCCCGGCAAGGAGTTCAAGCTGACGCTCGAGCTCGCGCCGAACTCGCCCAACGGCACCCTGCGCGGCAGCGTCGCGATCCAGACCGATGACCCGGGCCAACCGGTCGTGCAGGTGCCGTTCTACGGCATCGTCGGGACGTTCAGCGGCTGA
- a CDS encoding YiiX/YebB-like N1pC/P60 family cysteine hydrolase, protein MSLLSRINPITYLRRKMAAWAIAILTKPVARYTLTIPNDMAALRRILRKGDVILIEGNERVSECIKYLTQSSWSHACIYVGDEVMRRGGERAREVREQFADEAEFLVVEALVEHGVLLTPISKYVNFNIRLCRPYGLTAADQREVVDHALATVGLRYDFKNIFDLMRYFLPVHLVPARLRRRALQFGSGDPTRVICSSMIAECFERVRFPIVPHYEPYPDGFVLPRPIGLLRRFGRGGPAAPGLLRQVAASLVTPRDFDLSPYFAIVKFNAIENARFNYQQLRWVEEEAKPPEPAKLEKSA, encoded by the coding sequence ATGTCGCTGCTCAGTCGAATCAATCCGATCACCTACCTGCGGCGGAAAATGGCCGCCTGGGCGATTGCGATCCTGACCAAGCCCGTCGCCCGCTACACACTCACGATCCCCAACGATATGGCTGCGCTCCGACGCATCCTGCGCAAGGGCGATGTCATCCTGATCGAAGGTAACGAGCGCGTCAGCGAATGCATCAAATACCTGACGCAGAGCTCCTGGTCGCACGCCTGCATCTATGTCGGCGACGAAGTGATGCGGCGGGGTGGTGAGCGCGCGCGCGAGGTGCGCGAGCAGTTTGCCGACGAGGCCGAATTCCTCGTGGTCGAAGCCCTGGTCGAGCACGGCGTGTTGCTGACGCCGATCAGCAAATACGTGAATTTCAATATCCGTCTCTGCCGGCCTTATGGTCTCACTGCCGCCGACCAGCGCGAGGTCGTGGACCACGCCCTGGCCACGGTTGGCCTGCGCTACGATTTCAAAAACATTTTCGATTTGATGCGCTATTTTCTGCCGGTGCATCTGGTGCCGGCGCGGCTGCGGCGGCGGGCGTTGCAGTTCGGCAGCGGCGATCCGACGCGCGTAATCTGCTCGAGCATGATTGCGGAATGCTTCGAGCGCGTGCGCTTCCCAATCGTACCGCACTATGAGCCATATCCGGACGGCTTCGTACTGCCGCGCCCGATCGGCTTACTGCGGCGCTTCGGGCGTGGCGGCCCGGCGGCGCCCGGGTTGCTGCGGCAGGTCGCAGCGTCACTGGTGACGCCGCGCGATTTCGATCTTTCGCCCTATTTCGCGATCGTCAAATTCAACGCGATCGAGAACGCACGCTTCAACTATCAGCAGCTCCGCTGGGTCGAGGAAGAGGCGAAGCCCCCCGAGCCCGCCAAGCTCGAAAAATCGGCCTAG
- a CDS encoding MFS transporter: protein MAIPTRDEETFETLIPARLDRLPWSRFHWLLIIGLGVTWILDGLEVTLMGAISAVLQRPDVLHFTGAQIGAISSAYLAGAVIGSLIFGHLTDRYGRRTFFFISLGIYLIGVGLTALSWNLWSFALFRFITGSGIGGEYSAVNSAIDELIPARLRGKVDLIINGSYWLGAAAGAASTALLLDPRLIAPNLGWRCGFGAGALIGLVILYLRRFIPESPRWLMTHGRRDEAEKTLGEIEALVAQETGASLQPPPPAEAIRLRARHEFGLGAMLKPLITSLGGRSILGLSLMSAQAFLYNAILFTYALVLARYYGVAADRTGLYLLPFAIGNFLGPLALGHFFDTIGRRQMIAATFAIAAALLAVSGYLFYRQALTATNQTVLWSVIFFFASPAGCSAYLTVSEIFPLEMRALAIAIFFSAGTAVGGVVAPWLFGRLIDSGSRLELFGGYLIAAALMLAAAIFEILLGVAAEGTSLEKIAAPLSAVS, encoded by the coding sequence GTGGCCATCCCAACCCGCGACGAAGAAACCTTTGAGACGCTGATTCCGGCGCGCCTCGACCGTTTACCCTGGAGCCGGTTTCATTGGCTGCTGATCATCGGCCTGGGCGTAACCTGGATTCTCGACGGGCTCGAAGTCACGCTGATGGGAGCAATCAGCGCGGTGCTTCAGCGGCCCGACGTCCTGCATTTTACCGGCGCGCAAATTGGCGCGATAAGCTCTGCCTATCTGGCCGGCGCCGTCATCGGCTCGCTGATTTTCGGCCATCTGACCGATCGCTACGGTCGCCGGACGTTTTTCTTCATCAGTCTGGGTATCTATCTTATCGGCGTCGGCCTGACGGCCCTGTCCTGGAATCTATGGAGCTTCGCGCTGTTTCGCTTCATCACCGGAAGCGGGATCGGCGGCGAGTATTCCGCGGTCAACTCCGCCATCGACGAGCTCATTCCGGCGCGCCTGCGCGGCAAAGTCGATCTGATCATAAACGGCAGCTATTGGCTCGGCGCCGCCGCCGGGGCCGCCTCGACGGCGCTCCTGCTCGACCCTCGCCTCATTGCGCCGAACCTCGGATGGCGCTGTGGCTTCGGCGCGGGCGCTCTTATCGGACTTGTAATTCTTTACTTGCGCAGATTCATCCCGGAGAGCCCGCGCTGGTTGATGACCCATGGGCGACGTGACGAGGCCGAAAAAACCCTGGGCGAAATCGAAGCGCTCGTTGCACAGGAGACCGGCGCATCGCTTCAGCCGCCGCCGCCCGCCGAGGCTATCCGGCTCCGGGCGCGTCACGAATTCGGACTGGGCGCGATGCTGAAGCCATTAATCACCAGCTTGGGCGGCCGCTCGATACTCGGGCTGTCGTTGATGAGCGCCCAGGCCTTCCTCTACAACGCGATCCTCTTTACCTACGCACTCGTACTCGCACGCTACTATGGCGTCGCGGCTGATCGCACCGGCCTTTATCTTCTGCCTTTCGCGATCGGGAATTTTCTCGGTCCGCTCGCGCTTGGACACTTCTTTGACACGATCGGACGCCGTCAAATGATCGCCGCGACCTTCGCGATCGCGGCGGCGCTCTTGGCGGTGAGCGGATACCTCTTTTATCGCCAGGCGCTGACCGCCACCAACCAGACGGTTTTATGGAGCGTAATCTTCTTTTTTGCTTCGCCCGCGGGCTGCTCGGCCTACCTGACAGTGAGCGAGATCTTTCCGCTCGAAATGCGCGCTCTGGCCATCGCGATTTTCTTCTCGGCCGGAACCGCGGTGGGCGGTGTCGTCGCGCCGTGGCTTTTCGGCCGGCTCATCGATTCAGGCTCGCGGCTCGAGCTGTTTGGCGGCTATCTCATCGCTGCCGCCCTGATGCTCGCAGCGGCGATATTCGAAATACTGCTCGGCGTGGCGGCCGAAGGGACCAGTCTCGAGAAGATCGCCGCGCCGTTATCCGCCGTTAGTTGA
- a CDS encoding aspartate aminotransferase family protein: protein MESPYEPLVIERAEGAWLFTRDGRKILDAAAGAVVVNIGQGREEIARVAAEEVARVNYVLPVWSHPARERLIARLTRWTPRGLDRFFFTSGGSEAIEMALKFALMYHKVHGRTTRKKIISRWLSYHGNTLGALSVGGNRARRADYEHVMFDWPHIDPPFCYRCPWEKSYPGCGIDCAVALEREIERHGAETIAAFVAEPMMGATGGAVPPVKEYWPMIADICRRHNILLIADEVMTGLGRTGKRFAVDHWNVKPDIIVAAKGLTGGYMPMGMIAVDSQLVEECEQRDANFMFFTYSAHPLACAVADKVLEIMEREHLVERSAELGARLGAQLKEELSGHPMVGDIRGAGLFWGIELVRDKATRTPYPAEMRLTRRVLDAAMTRDLFVYPSIGMAGPLLGGDAVMVTPPFVIGLPEIDFIVSNLRAALDEVHDGL, encoded by the coding sequence ATGGAGAGTCCCTACGAGCCGCTGGTGATCGAGCGCGCTGAGGGCGCGTGGCTCTTCACCCGCGACGGCCGCAAAATCCTCGATGCCGCGGCCGGCGCAGTCGTCGTCAATATCGGCCAAGGCCGCGAGGAGATTGCGCGCGTCGCCGCCGAGGAAGTCGCCCGCGTCAACTACGTCCTGCCGGTATGGTCTCATCCTGCACGCGAGCGCCTGATCGCACGCCTGACGCGCTGGACGCCGCGCGGCCTCGACCGCTTCTTCTTCACCAGCGGCGGCTCGGAGGCGATCGAGATGGCGCTCAAATTCGCGCTGATGTACCACAAGGTCCACGGCCGCACGACGCGCAAGAAGATCATCTCGCGATGGCTCTCCTACCACGGCAACACGCTCGGCGCGCTTTCGGTCGGCGGTAACCGCGCCCGCCGCGCCGATTACGAGCATGTCATGTTTGACTGGCCACATATCGATCCGCCGTTTTGCTATCGATGCCCGTGGGAAAAGAGCTACCCCGGATGCGGAATCGATTGCGCCGTCGCGCTCGAACGCGAGATCGAACGTCACGGCGCGGAGACGATCGCGGCCTTCGTCGCCGAGCCGATGATGGGCGCGACCGGCGGCGCGGTCCCGCCGGTCAAAGAATACTGGCCGATGATCGCCGACATCTGCCGGCGCCACAACATCCTGCTCATTGCCGATGAAGTGATGACCGGCCTCGGTCGCACCGGTAAACGCTTCGCCGTCGATCACTGGAACGTCAAGCCGGACATCATCGTCGCAGCCAAAGGCCTCACCGGCGGCTACATGCCGATGGGGATGATCGCGGTGGACTCGCAACTGGTCGAGGAGTGCGAGCAGCGGGACGCCAATTTCATGTTCTTCACCTACAGCGCACATCCACTGGCCTGCGCCGTCGCTGACAAGGTGCTCGAAATCATGGAGCGCGAGCATCTGGTCGAGCGCTCCGCCGAGCTCGGCGCACGGCTCGGCGCGCAACTTAAAGAAGAACTTTCAGGTCATCCGATGGTCGGCGACATCCGCGGCGCGGGCCTCTTTTGGGGTATCGAGCTGGTGCGAGATAAGGCCACGCGCACGCCCTATCCAGCCGAGATGCGCCTGACCCGGCGCGTCCTCGACGCCGCGATGACGCGCGACCTCTTTGTCTATCCGTCGATCGGGATGGCGGGTCCGCTCCTCGGCGGCGACGCGGTGATGGTCACGCCGCCCTTCGTGATTGGGCTACCGGAGATCGATTTCATCGTCAGCAATCTCCGGGCCGCCCTCGATGAAGTTCATGACGGGCTCTAG
- a CDS encoding BON domain-containing protein codes for MKVRSALKPVVPMVALALAFAGPLFAQSASESFHKAGEDTENAGSSVGHAAVNVYHGTATATEDTAITAKVKTALHENDITEGADIHVTTVAGVVTLRGRVASERVSGEARHVAETTGGVKGVRNRLRVRSAS; via the coding sequence ATGAAAGTCAGATCAGCCCTTAAGCCTGTTGTACCAATGGTTGCTCTTGCACTCGCGTTTGCGGGGCCGCTGTTTGCGCAATCGGCCAGCGAGTCGTTTCACAAGGCCGGCGAAGATACCGAGAATGCCGGTTCCAGCGTCGGCCATGCCGCGGTCAACGTTTACCACGGCACCGCGACGGCTACGGAAGATACTGCGATCACCGCCAAGGTGAAGACTGCTCTGCACGAGAACGATATCACCGAGGGCGCCGACATCCACGTTACTACCGTCGCGGGGGTCGTTACTTTGCGCGGCAGGGTCGCGTCCGAAAGGGTTTCCGGAGAGGCGCGCCACGTCGCAGAGACGACCGGCGGCGTTAAGGGCGTCAGGAACCGCCTGCGCGTTCGATCCGCAAGCTGA